The following DNA comes from Candidatus Nitrosotalea okcheonensis.
TTGTTTTCCAAGAACATCGGCCAAACCAAGACAAAAGTTGCAAATGTCACTTCCTATTCTCTTTCCTCTATACTTTTTATCTACGCCTAACTGACCTAACAACATTGCAGGATACCGAATTGAGGTTACACCCTCTACCTTTTCTCCACTTGCAAGAATATCTACACTTATTGCTGACATTGAAACCGTAAAATATGCAACTATCTCTTTTTTATCCCGCACTACCCGCACTGTGGCAATCTTATTTTCATGATATTTGGCAGCCTTTGTTCTTGCAAACTCGGCAACTCCCAGTGGATCTGTGCCATCAGATTCGGCAAAGTCCAGCAATGAAAGGTCGTCGCCAGGAGAGATGATATTGTAATCTAATTCCAATACGAGATGATTTAGAAATCAGATTAAAAAAAGTCTAGGTTTTACATTTGGAGAGGTAGTATTCACGTGCTTTTTTCAGTGTTGCTTTTTCTTCTGCAGTCAACTCTCTAGAGTCATACTCGAGAAAGGCCTTGGCGTCATCGCCTTCCAGTGTTAGGATCTCTTCTGCCATGATAACGATATTCTGGAAGAGTTATTTAAAATGTGTCTCCAGTACAGAGACCGTAGTATACACCCAAACTCAATATATGACTGATATGATTGTAATCTTTTCTTAACTTGGAATTTCTATGACCAGTTTTCTGTATTTTCTAGCATCTTCTTCCAGAGACTCGAGAACAAGCTCGATGGCCTCAGTCATGTTTTGCTTTAGTTCCTCGATTGTTCTCCCTTCGCTTATAGCCCCGCGTAACTCAAGACACCTTCCTGTATACCCACCTTCAGGATCTTCTTGTATTATAATAGTAAACTTCCGTTTTGCAGCCATGAGATATCCACAAGCATCTTGCTAATTTTAGCTCTTCGTTGCTTGAGATTGAACTTCCTGTCTCTTCTTGCCACTTTCTAATTTTTCTCTTGCAACTATTGTTACAAATTGATACAAAAGATATCCTTTCCGGGTAAAGTTATGTTCAAGCGGCTTGCACATTTGAACATCCATCTCAAGCGTTCTGACAGAAAAATCCTCAAAGTCTCGAAATACATCAACCATCATATCTACTTCCTTGTCTGACATGGTATCATATCTCCACTTTAAAA
Coding sequences within:
- a CDS encoding GNAT family N-acetyltransferase, with translation MELDYNIISPGDDLSLLDFAESDGTDPLGVAEFARTKAAKYHENKIATVRVVRDKKEIVAYFTVSMSAISVDILASGEKVEGVTSIRYPAMLLGQLGVDKKYRGKRIGSDICNFCLGLADVLGKQIACRYVILQTGTTGTSLYKRFEFRMSAKPPVGKKIWMYRRLG
- a CDS encoding type II toxin-antitoxin system HicB family antitoxin, whose product is MAAKRKFTIIIQEDPEGGYTGRCLELRGAISEGRTIEELKQNMTEAIELVLESLEEDARKYRKLVIEIPS